The Algoriphagus sp. TR-M9 genome has a window encoding:
- a CDS encoding SusC/RagA family TonB-linked outer membrane protein produces the protein MNFTRIFSLMMLSMTVFAVGLQAQQTRITGTVSSEEGELLPGATVLLKGTTIGAVTDIDGGYAITVNDPNGTLVFSMIGMVAQEVAIEGRSSIDVVLNLDMSQLETVEVVSFGYGTVKRTDLTGSVASMSGKELAKIPVASAAQAITGRLPGVNVLTTDGSPDADVVIRVRGGGSITQDNAPLYVVDGFIVSSIRDIPPTDIESISVLKDAAATAIYGAQASNGVIVVTTKTPTAGKVSVSYNNFFQFKNLPKDRRYEVLDPYEYVMVNYEYAKLRSEADLRRFERFYGVYDDLELYQQKPGTDWQEELFGDPKMSMYHNISLSGGTDKTKVMLSLTNNSDEGLMLNSGYNRNVINFKLNQELSKRLMFDAGARITRTVVDGAGTSGNAQINIKDAVQTRPVNGIADELDIDVTELNSEDDFQSFLLSLVSPVELAEQDWRKRTDNDYVFNAGLTWNITNGLDFKTTFNGSKTFREDLRFYGPLTGESFNNGGSLPLGVKTNRESDSYRWLNSVNWKVNGLGDKHQLDFLIGQEVYSTGGKYAMIRSEDFRLSITPEELFANMTFGRVDRLETSDNTDSNRISAFGRMNYQFNGKWLLTGTVRADASSKFAKENRIGVFPAVAVGWKLSEEDFLVNSTFVDELKLRVSYGETGNDRIDATATQFLFQGSTNRGPGFGNVDNVYYTPSSSVLYNPDLVWETTVNRNLGLDFTLMQARIAGSLDFYSNTTRDLLLQSAIPPNTGFSSQWDNIGSTSNKGFELGINVYLIDKSDFSLAVNFNTGVNIAKIEELDGTNERFFQSNWASTDLNNINDYYLQVGGKLGDIYGYVSDGMYSVNDFQSYDAVTDTYTLKEGIPSSGAVVGNTNIKPGYMKLKDLNEDGVIDANDRKVIGNALPRNQGGFGLTGTFKGFDAQVFFNYQFGNDVYNTGKIQYNQFRRVTYGNLLTTMSSDNRFTYIDVDGSYTGVAGEVVTDLQQLGEMNADKNIWSPSSFGIAGAVISDWAVEDGSFIRLNNLTLGYSFPTPLISKIGLSQLRIYGTGSNLKLWTDYSGYDPEVSTSRSSSYAALTPGVDYSSFPRSRSYTVGLNITF, from the coding sequence ATGAATTTTACTAGAATCTTTTCGTTAATGATGCTGTCGATGACGGTGTTCGCTGTGGGACTACAAGCCCAGCAGACGCGAATCACTGGGACGGTAAGCAGCGAAGAAGGCGAGTTGCTCCCCGGAGCCACAGTCTTGTTGAAAGGAACGACCATCGGTGCAGTTACTGACATTGATGGTGGTTATGCTATTACAGTGAATGACCCCAATGGTACCTTGGTGTTTTCGATGATCGGAATGGTAGCCCAGGAGGTTGCAATAGAAGGTAGGTCATCTATTGATGTGGTGCTGAATCTCGATATGTCCCAGCTGGAGACTGTGGAGGTGGTTAGCTTTGGATATGGTACAGTTAAACGGACCGACCTTACGGGCTCCGTGGCTTCCATGTCTGGCAAGGAGCTTGCAAAAATCCCTGTGGCTTCTGCAGCACAGGCGATCACAGGTCGACTTCCAGGTGTTAATGTATTGACTACCGACGGTTCTCCTGATGCTGATGTGGTAATCCGTGTCCGGGGTGGTGGTTCCATCACGCAGGATAATGCCCCTCTTTATGTGGTGGATGGTTTTATTGTGAGCAGCATCAGAGATATTCCCCCTACTGATATTGAAAGTATATCTGTGCTCAAGGACGCAGCGGCAACTGCCATATATGGTGCCCAAGCTTCTAACGGCGTGATCGTGGTAACTACCAAGACGCCCACCGCGGGTAAAGTCTCCGTTTCCTACAATAACTTTTTTCAGTTCAAGAACCTTCCCAAAGATCGTCGATATGAGGTGCTGGACCCTTATGAATATGTAATGGTCAACTATGAATATGCCAAATTGAGATCTGAGGCAGATCTGAGGAGATTTGAAAGATTCTATGGAGTATATGATGACCTGGAGCTGTATCAGCAAAAACCGGGTACTGACTGGCAGGAAGAGTTGTTTGGTGATCCTAAGATGTCCATGTACCATAATATTTCCCTCTCTGGAGGTACAGACAAGACTAAAGTCATGCTCAGTTTGACCAATAACTCCGATGAGGGTTTGATGCTTAATTCCGGGTATAATAGAAATGTGATCAACTTCAAGTTGAATCAGGAGCTTTCCAAAAGACTCATGTTTGATGCAGGTGCCAGGATTACCCGTACCGTGGTAGACGGCGCCGGCACATCTGGTAATGCACAGATTAATATCAAAGATGCAGTGCAGACCAGACCAGTGAACGGTATTGCTGATGAATTGGATATAGATGTTACTGAGCTGAACTCAGAAGACGATTTTCAATCATTTTTATTGAGCTTGGTGAGTCCGGTAGAGCTAGCTGAGCAGGACTGGAGAAAGCGCACTGACAATGACTATGTATTCAACGCGGGGCTTACTTGGAACATTACCAATGGGCTGGATTTTAAAACGACCTTCAACGGGTCCAAGACTTTCCGTGAAGATCTGAGGTTCTATGGGCCTTTGACTGGGGAGTCTTTCAATAACGGAGGAAGTTTGCCTCTAGGCGTGAAAACGAATAGGGAAAGTGATTCCTACCGATGGCTGAACAGTGTAAACTGGAAAGTGAATGGCTTGGGTGATAAACATCAATTAGACTTTTTGATCGGACAGGAAGTATATTCTACCGGTGGAAAATATGCCATGATCAGGTCTGAGGACTTTAGGCTTTCCATCACTCCTGAAGAGCTTTTTGCAAATATGACATTTGGTAGAGTGGATCGATTGGAAACCAGTGACAATACGGATTCCAATAGGATTTCTGCTTTTGGTAGAATGAATTACCAGTTCAATGGGAAATGGCTTTTGACAGGTACAGTGAGGGCAGATGCCTCGAGTAAATTTGCCAAAGAAAACCGCATTGGTGTTTTCCCTGCTGTGGCTGTAGGTTGGAAACTTTCCGAAGAGGATTTCTTGGTCAATTCAACTTTTGTAGATGAGTTGAAGCTTAGAGTTTCCTATGGTGAAACTGGAAATGACCGCATAGATGCGACAGCCACTCAGTTTCTATTCCAGGGTTCTACCAATAGAGGTCCGGGATTTGGCAATGTGGACAATGTGTATTACACACCGAGTAGCTCAGTGCTGTATAATCCTGATCTGGTGTGGGAAACCACAGTCAATAGAAACCTAGGTTTGGATTTTACTTTGATGCAAGCGCGGATTGCAGGTAGCTTGGATTTTTATTCCAATACTACCAGAGATCTTCTTTTGCAGTCTGCCATTCCTCCCAACACAGGTTTTAGCTCCCAGTGGGATAATATTGGGAGTACTTCCAATAAGGGTTTTGAATTGGGGATCAATGTGTACTTGATTGATAAGTCCGACTTTTCATTGGCAGTGAACTTCAATACCGGGGTGAACATAGCCAAAATTGAAGAACTAGACGGAACCAATGAGCGCTTCTTCCAGTCCAACTGGGCCAGTACAGATTTGAACAACATCAATGACTACTACCTGCAGGTGGGCGGCAAGCTAGGTGATATCTATGGGTATGTGTCTGATGGTATGTATAGTGTCAATGATTTCCAATCTTATGATGCCGTGACAGATACTTATACCCTGAAGGAGGGGATCCCAAGTTCTGGGGCTGTAGTAGGCAACACCAATATCAAACCTGGCTACATGAAATTGAAGGATTTGAATGAAGACGGGGTGATCGATGCCAATGACCGGAAGGTGATAGGCAACGCCCTTCCAAGAAACCAGGGTGGTTTTGGTCTTACAGGTACATTTAAGGGTTTTGACGCGCAGGTATTCTTCAATTATCAATTTGGGAATGATGTCTACAACACCGGTAAAATCCAATACAACCAGTTCAGAAGAGTTACTTACGGCAATTTGCTGACCACCATGAGCTCTGATAACCGCTTCACCTATATTGATGTGGACGGTTCTTACACTGGAGTGGCTGGAGAAGTAGTTACCGATTTGCAGCAGCTCGGAGAAATGAATGCAGATAAGAATATCTGGTCTCCAAGTAGTTTCGGGATTGCCGGAGCGGTGATTTCTGATTGGGCAGTGGAAGACGGTTCATTTATCCGATTGAACAACCTAACGCTGGGTTATTCTTTCCCAACACCTCTGATTTCCAAGATTGGTCTATCACAATTGCGAATTTACGGAACGGGAAGTAACCTGAAGCTATGGACAGATTATTCAGGGTATGATCCTGAGGTGAGCACTTCGCGCAGCAGTTCTTATGCTGCCTTGACTCCGGGAGTGGATTACTCCTCCTTTCCACGAAGCCGATCTTACACGGTGGGGTTAAATATTACATTTTGA
- a CDS encoding RagB/SusD family nutrient uptake outer membrane protein: MKIKNIILAAIAGLSFSCSDFLDPESISTFDTNYIYSNVDDARKGVNAVYSHFGQDAFRSRLSNNMAGNTDIEHQSGWTSSGDRYQIWDLNAQETNRDLEIVWTYAYRAIRDANIAIEGLKASGKLESTDPVEARTMNHLLGEAVTLKAYWYSILVYYFGDVPYITDAPKAGNEFNLPKEDRNVILSGVITEMIEVEANMMWADETPFGIEQVTREYTLGMIARIALQRGGYYIKPDLSQVREGDYLEYYLIAKNYTQKLMQLKDRELPSDYRQVFLNQSKFISPVNADVLFEVPFALGNGDVAWNIGITVEGGPTAAHSFGSGNNYMAIPPTYYFSFDTLDTRRDVTCALYKINSNFEKEFVNNRTNIAQGKWSRHFLENPPGSSSAKGTGINWPMMRYSDVLLMFAEAENELNGPTADAQEALKRVRRRAFADNLWSEKVDAYVAEVSASKEAFFEAIVDERAWEFGGEMIRKYELIRWGNYSEKMEETVEGLKQMADDAFNGTGDLPDYMYWKVNESGQFVILNPNTKVVAPPDDTWNQVPFLLSMHNETLQYEEWITKDWANYINGPNPGVVRYIFPIPSTAINNSQGVLANDGYGF; encoded by the coding sequence ATGAAAATCAAAAATATAATACTAGCGGCAATCGCCGGGCTGAGTTTCTCCTGCAGCGATTTCCTAGATCCAGAATCAATTTCCACATTTGATACCAATTACATTTATTCTAATGTGGACGATGCCAGAAAGGGCGTCAACGCGGTTTATTCACATTTTGGACAGGATGCTTTCCGGTCTAGGCTGTCAAATAACATGGCTGGAAATACCGACATAGAACATCAGAGTGGCTGGACCAGCTCAGGAGATAGATACCAGATTTGGGACCTGAATGCACAGGAAACCAACCGTGATCTGGAGATAGTCTGGACGTATGCCTACCGGGCGATAAGAGATGCAAACATTGCCATAGAAGGACTGAAAGCCAGTGGAAAACTGGAATCTACAGATCCAGTAGAAGCGCGCACCATGAATCATTTGCTGGGAGAGGCAGTGACATTAAAGGCTTACTGGTATAGCATTTTGGTCTATTATTTTGGTGATGTGCCCTACATCACCGATGCACCCAAAGCTGGGAATGAATTTAACCTTCCTAAAGAGGATAGAAATGTGATTCTATCAGGCGTGATCACCGAAATGATCGAGGTGGAAGCTAATATGATGTGGGCTGATGAAACTCCATTTGGAATAGAGCAGGTTACCCGGGAGTATACCTTGGGCATGATCGCAAGAATAGCCCTGCAACGCGGAGGTTATTATATCAAGCCTGACCTTTCTCAGGTGAGAGAGGGGGATTACCTGGAATATTATCTTATCGCTAAAAACTACACTCAGAAGCTAATGCAGCTGAAGGACAGAGAGCTTCCTTCAGATTACCGTCAGGTGTTTTTGAACCAGTCAAAGTTTATCTCTCCGGTGAATGCAGATGTGCTTTTTGAGGTGCCTTTTGCTCTTGGGAATGGAGATGTGGCCTGGAATATTGGTATTACCGTAGAGGGTGGGCCTACTGCCGCACACAGCTTTGGATCCGGAAACAACTACATGGCGATTCCTCCTACCTATTATTTTTCATTTGACACTTTGGACACCAGAAGGGATGTGACCTGTGCGCTGTACAAAATCAATTCGAACTTTGAGAAGGAGTTTGTGAATAACCGCACCAATATCGCTCAGGGCAAGTGGAGTAGACATTTTCTGGAAAACCCTCCTGGATCTTCTTCAGCCAAAGGAACGGGTATCAACTGGCCAATGATGCGCTATTCAGACGTGCTCTTGATGTTTGCGGAAGCAGAGAATGAACTGAATGGCCCCACCGCAGATGCGCAGGAAGCTTTGAAAAGAGTCAGAAGAAGGGCATTTGCGGATAATCTTTGGTCAGAAAAAGTCGATGCCTATGTGGCTGAAGTCTCAGCTAGCAAAGAGGCATTCTTTGAGGCAATTGTGGATGAGAGAGCTTGGGAGTTTGGCGGAGAGATGATCAGGAAGTACGAGCTGATCCGTTGGGGCAATTATTCTGAAAAAATGGAAGAGACCGTAGAGGGGCTAAAGCAAATGGCGGATGATGCATTCAATGGAACCGGCGATCTTCCTGACTACATGTACTGGAAAGTGAATGAATCAGGACAGTTTGTAATCCTTAATCCTAATACTAAAGTCGTAGCTCCACCAGATGATACCTGGAATCAGGTACCATTTCTACTGAGTATGCACAATGAGACACTACAGTATGAAGAATGGATCACCAAGGATTGGGCAAACTACATCAATGGACCAAATCCGGGAGTAGTTAGGTACATATTCCCTATTCCTTCCACGGCTATCAATAATAGCCAGGGCGTGTTGGCTAACGACGGTTATGGGTTTTAA